A genomic segment from Phragmites australis chromosome 6, lpPhrAust1.1, whole genome shotgun sequence encodes:
- the LOC133921255 gene encoding probable serine/threonine-protein kinase SIS8 isoform X2 yields the protein MKNFLRKLHIGEGSGDGGSSPPPPPSRKGGGGGIHHHPHHEQRQQPSAVSSWLDNVPSRPPPPIPVEAEGPTSPSSVQTGAEERSSRQSEASERRRSQEEEMARERRRSREEDEVEERVIRESSEAEERKREREKEEDDLEEFQLQLVLEMSARDNPEEMEIEVAKQISLGFCPPQSPPAEVLAVRYWSFNALTYDDKISDGFYDLFFIGNGPASVTVPSLVELRAQPFSHKVNWEAVLVNRGEDHELMKLEQEALNMAPELRSSTSESVGKTLVQRLASLVASHMGGLVFDPESMLVKYKSMISSLRTSTGSVVVPLGLLKIGLARHRALLFKVLADSLNVPCRLLKGRQYTGSDDGALNIVKFNDGREFIVDLVADPGTLIPSDGAVLSTEFEENFASDNQHFNKDDATNHLGSSLSGVSSSACGSFEYELLDRRSTSSNVGPSYTDVTTTSQTSNQQNMLSSSFEKLSVSTCTSENRPIVNESISADDITAAKTKVKSVAANGSSLTSPTSEVGSAPAVRRMKVKDISEYMINAARENPQLAQKIHEVLLENGVVAPPDLFSEDSMEEPKDLIVYDTTLFQSKDEMKRRMNEIGSREYADRGHGPTLPHPPGHEFQTKVVPHRAPLESLKPVEGLGIYHPRDIQDIASPFVSQYEPSALPQEAPSPLTKQLPVTAAAVATAAVVASSMVVAAAKSNSDVNFDVPVAAAATVTAAAVFATTAAVSKQYEHLEPGNPLLSSPISSQGNESIDKGRDDFWNKQHLEIDHDQDNTLDQEVPQEAERISDKSSGTESARSDIALDREVAEFEIQWEEIAIGERIGLGSFGEVYRGDWHGTEVAVKKFLQQDISSDGLEEFRTEVRIMKRLRHPNVVLFMGAITRVPNLSIVTEFLPRGSLFRLIHRPNNQLDERKRVRMALDVARGMNYLHNCTPVIVHRDLKSPNLLVDKNWVVKAEWMAPEVLRNEPSNEKCDVFSYGVILWELCTLLQPWEGMNAMQVVGAVGFQNRRLEIPDNVDPTIAEIIMKCWQTDPKLRPSFAEIMAALKPLLKNMTSNQAPRQRVQQTDE from the exons ATGAAGAACTTCCTCAGGAAGCTCCACATCGGCGAGGGCTCCGGCGACGGGGGCTCATCGCCTCCCCCTCCGCCCTCCCGGAAAGGCGGTGGCGGTGGGATTCATCATCACCCGCACCACGAGCAGAGGCAGCAGCCCTCAGCCGTGTCGAGCTGGCTCGACAACGTCCCTAGCCGGCCTCCACCTCCGATTCCGGTGGAAGCGGAGGGGCCGACATCGCCGTCGTCCGTCCAAACGGGGGCGGAGGAGAGGAGCTCGAGGCAGTCCGAGGCGAGCGAGAGGCGGCGATcgcaggaggaggagatggcgagggAGCGGAGGCGGTCgcgggaggaggacgaggtggAGGAGAGGGTGATAAGGGAATCGTCCGAGGCGGAGGagaggaagcgggagagggagaaggaggaggacgaTCTGGAGGAGTTCCAGCTGCAGCTGGTGCTGGAGATGAGCGCGCGGGACAATCCGGAGGAGATGGAGATTGAGGTTGCAAAGCAAATCAGCCTGGGCTTCTGCCCGCCTCAGAGCCCCCCCGCGGaggtcctcgcggtccggtacTGG AGTTTCAACGCCCTTACCTATGATGACAAAATATCGGATGGCTTTTATGATCTTTTTTTCATTGGGAATGGGCCAGCATCGGTAACTGTGCCCTCTCTTGTTGAACTGCGAGCCCAGCCATTTTCACATAAAGTCAACTGGGAAGCTGTATTGGTCAACAGAGGTGAAGATCATGAGCTCATGAAACTTGAGCAGGAGGCCTTAAACATGGCTCCTGAACTTCGATCAAGTACTTCAGAATCTGTTGGGAAAACTTTGGTTCAGAGACTTGCTAGTCTGGTTGCTAGCCACATGGGTGGGCTAGTCTTTGATCCCGAGAGCATGTTGGTGAAATACAAGAGTATGATTAGCTCCTTGAGAACTAGTACAGGAAGTGTAGTTGTGCCCCTTGGCCTACTAAAAATTGGTCTAGCTCGTCATCGTGCACTGCTATTTAAG GTTTTGGCTGATAGCCTTAATGTACCTTGCCGACTGCTGAAAGGAAGGCAGTACACTGGATCGGACGATGGAGCTTTGAATATTGTGAAGTTTAATGATGGAAG GGAGTTCATTGTTGATCTTGTGGCTGATCCTGGTACACTTATTCCTTCAGATGGTGCTGTTTTGTCTACAGAATTCGAGGAAAACTTTGCCTCCGACAATCAACACTTTAACAAAGATGATGCCACCAATCATTTGGGATCTTCTCTTAGCGGAGTATCGAGTTCAGCCTGTGGTTCTTTCGAGTACGAGTTACTTGACAGAAGATCCACATCAAGCAATGTTGGTCCTTCTTATACTGATGTAACTACAACTAGTCAGACAAGCAATCAGCAAAATATGCTATCAAGCTCATTCGAAAAACTATCAGTTAGCACATGCACTAGTGAAAATAGACCTATTGTTAATGAATCTATAAGTGCAGATGACATTACGGCTGCAAAAACCAAAGTAAAATCAGTTGCTGCAAATGGTTCTTCGTTAACTTCACCTACGTCAGAGGTGGGAAGTGCTCCAGCTGTCCGGAGGATGAAAGTGAAGGACATTTCGGAGTACATGATCAACGCTGCCAGGGAAAATCCACAATTAGCTCAGAAGATCCATGAGGTTTTACTAGAAAACGGTGTTGTGGCACCACCTGACTTGTTTTCAGAAGATTCAATGGAAGAGCCAAAGGACCTCATCGTGTATGACACAACCCTGTTTCAAAGCAAGGATGAAATGAAAAGGAGGATGAATGAGATTGGGTCAAGGGAATACGCAGATCGTGGTCATGGTCCAACACTACCTCATCCTCCGGGACATGAATTCCAAACAAAAGTTGTTCCTCACCGGGCACCTCTGGAGTCACTTAAGCCTGTTGAGGGTTTGGGCATTTATCATCCCCGTGATATCCAGGATATTGCAAGTCCCTTTGTTTCTCAGTATGAACCATCTGCACTTCCTCAGGAAGCTCCATCACCACTTACAAAGCAGTTGCCTGTTACTGCTGCGGCTGTTGCGACAGCTGCAGTGGTGGCATCCTCTATGGTTGTTGCTGCCGCTAAATCTAACAGCGATGTGAACTTTGACGTGCCTGTTGCTGCTGCAGCCACTGTCACTGCAGCCGCAGTTTTTGCCACAACTGCTGCTGTCAGCAAGCAATACGAACACTTGGAGCCTGGTAATCCACTGCTAAGTTCACCGATTTCTTCTCAAGGAAATGAATCAATTGATAAAGGCAGAGACGACTTTTGGAATAAACAGCACCTTGAAATTGATCATGACCAAGACAACACCCTGGATCAAGAAGTTCCTCAGGAAGCTGAAAGAATCTCAGACAAATCAAGCGGGACAGAGAGTGCAAGATCAGATATTGCTCTGGATCGAGAAGTTGCAGAGTTTGAAATCCAATGGGAAGAAATTGCTATTGGTGAACGGATTGGCCTTG GATCATTTGGAGAAGTTTATAGAGGAGACTGGCATGGAACG GAAGTTGCAGTCAAAAAGTTTTTGCAACAAGATATTTCAAGTGATGGTCTGGAAGAGTTTAGAACTGAG GTGCGAATAATGAAGAGGTTGCGCCATCCTAATGTTGTTCTCTTCATGGGTGCTATCACTCGCGTGCCTAATCTTTCCATTGTCACCGAATTTCTTCCAAG AGGCAGTTTGTTCCGGTTGATTCATAGACCCAACAACCAGTTGGATGAAAGGAAGCGTGTAAGAATGGCACTTGATGTG GCTCGTGGTATGAATTATCTGCATAACTGCACACCAGTTATAGTCCATCGAGATCTGAAATCCCCAAATCTACTGGTGGACAAGAACTGGGTTGTGAAG GCGGAGTGGATGGCACCGGAAGTACTTCGTAATGAACCATCAAACGAAAA ATGTGATGTTTTTAGCTATGGAGTCATATTATGGGAACTATGTACACTATTACAGCCTTGGGAAGGAATGAATGCTATGCAAGTTGTCGGAGCAGTTGGGTTTCAGAATCGCCGCCTTGAAATTCCAGATAATGTTGATCCCACCATAGCAGAGATAATAATGAAGTGCTGGCAGAC GGACCCAAAGTTGCGGCCATCATTTGCAGAGATCATGGCCGCATTAAAACCATTGTTGAAGAACATGACCAGCAATCAAGCACCAAGACAGAGAGTACAACAAACAGATGAGTAA
- the LOC133921255 gene encoding probable serine/threonine-protein kinase SIS8 isoform X1 — MKNFLRKLHIGEGSGDGGSSPPPPPSRKGGGGGIHHHPHHEQRQQPSAVSSWLDNVPSRPPPPIPVEAEGPTSPSSVQTGAEERSSRQSEASERRRSQEEEMARERRRSREEDEVEERVIRESSEAEERKREREKEEDDLEEFQLQLVLEMSARDNPEEMEIEVAKQISLGFCPPQSPPAEVLAVRYWSFNALTYDDKISDGFYDLFFIGNGPASVTVPSLVELRAQPFSHKVNWEAVLVNRGEDHELMKLEQEALNMAPELRSSTSESVGKTLVQRLASLVASHMGGLVFDPESMLVKYKSMISSLRTSTGSVVVPLGLLKIGLARHRALLFKVLADSLNVPCRLLKGRQYTGSDDGALNIVKFNDGREFIVDLVADPGTLIPSDGAVLSTEFEENFASDNQHFNKDDATNHLGSSLSGVSSSACGSFEYELLDRRSTSSNVGPSYTDVTTTSQTSNQQNMLSSSFEKLSVSTCTSENRPIVNESISADDITAAKTKVKSVAANGSSLTSPTSEVGSAPAVRRMKVKDISEYMINAARENPQLAQKIHEVLLENGVVAPPDLFSEDSMEEPKDLIVYDTTLFQSKDEMKRRMNEIGSREYADRGHGPTLPHPPGHEFQTKVVPHRAPLESLKPVEGLGIYHPRDIQDIASPFVSQYEPSALPQEAPSPLTKQLPVTAAAVATAAVVASSMVVAAAKSNSDVNFDVPVAAAATVTAAAVFATTAAVSKQYEHLEPGNPLLSSPISSQGNESIDKGRDDFWNKQHLEIDHDQDNTLDQEVPQEAERISDKSSGTESARSDIALDREVAEFEIQWEEIAIGERIGLGSFGEVYRGDWHGTEVAVKKFLQQDISSDGLEEFRTEVRIMKRLRHPNVVLFMGAITRVPNLSIVTEFLPRGSLFRLIHRPNNQLDERKRVRMALDVARGMNYLHNCTPVIVHRDLKSPNLLVDKNWVVKVCDFGLSRIKKNTFLSSRSTAGTAEWMAPEVLRNEPSNEKCDVFSYGVILWELCTLLQPWEGMNAMQVVGAVGFQNRRLEIPDNVDPTIAEIIMKCWQTDPKLRPSFAEIMAALKPLLKNMTSNQAPRQRVQQTDE; from the exons ATGAAGAACTTCCTCAGGAAGCTCCACATCGGCGAGGGCTCCGGCGACGGGGGCTCATCGCCTCCCCCTCCGCCCTCCCGGAAAGGCGGTGGCGGTGGGATTCATCATCACCCGCACCACGAGCAGAGGCAGCAGCCCTCAGCCGTGTCGAGCTGGCTCGACAACGTCCCTAGCCGGCCTCCACCTCCGATTCCGGTGGAAGCGGAGGGGCCGACATCGCCGTCGTCCGTCCAAACGGGGGCGGAGGAGAGGAGCTCGAGGCAGTCCGAGGCGAGCGAGAGGCGGCGATcgcaggaggaggagatggcgagggAGCGGAGGCGGTCgcgggaggaggacgaggtggAGGAGAGGGTGATAAGGGAATCGTCCGAGGCGGAGGagaggaagcgggagagggagaaggaggaggacgaTCTGGAGGAGTTCCAGCTGCAGCTGGTGCTGGAGATGAGCGCGCGGGACAATCCGGAGGAGATGGAGATTGAGGTTGCAAAGCAAATCAGCCTGGGCTTCTGCCCGCCTCAGAGCCCCCCCGCGGaggtcctcgcggtccggtacTGG AGTTTCAACGCCCTTACCTATGATGACAAAATATCGGATGGCTTTTATGATCTTTTTTTCATTGGGAATGGGCCAGCATCGGTAACTGTGCCCTCTCTTGTTGAACTGCGAGCCCAGCCATTTTCACATAAAGTCAACTGGGAAGCTGTATTGGTCAACAGAGGTGAAGATCATGAGCTCATGAAACTTGAGCAGGAGGCCTTAAACATGGCTCCTGAACTTCGATCAAGTACTTCAGAATCTGTTGGGAAAACTTTGGTTCAGAGACTTGCTAGTCTGGTTGCTAGCCACATGGGTGGGCTAGTCTTTGATCCCGAGAGCATGTTGGTGAAATACAAGAGTATGATTAGCTCCTTGAGAACTAGTACAGGAAGTGTAGTTGTGCCCCTTGGCCTACTAAAAATTGGTCTAGCTCGTCATCGTGCACTGCTATTTAAG GTTTTGGCTGATAGCCTTAATGTACCTTGCCGACTGCTGAAAGGAAGGCAGTACACTGGATCGGACGATGGAGCTTTGAATATTGTGAAGTTTAATGATGGAAG GGAGTTCATTGTTGATCTTGTGGCTGATCCTGGTACACTTATTCCTTCAGATGGTGCTGTTTTGTCTACAGAATTCGAGGAAAACTTTGCCTCCGACAATCAACACTTTAACAAAGATGATGCCACCAATCATTTGGGATCTTCTCTTAGCGGAGTATCGAGTTCAGCCTGTGGTTCTTTCGAGTACGAGTTACTTGACAGAAGATCCACATCAAGCAATGTTGGTCCTTCTTATACTGATGTAACTACAACTAGTCAGACAAGCAATCAGCAAAATATGCTATCAAGCTCATTCGAAAAACTATCAGTTAGCACATGCACTAGTGAAAATAGACCTATTGTTAATGAATCTATAAGTGCAGATGACATTACGGCTGCAAAAACCAAAGTAAAATCAGTTGCTGCAAATGGTTCTTCGTTAACTTCACCTACGTCAGAGGTGGGAAGTGCTCCAGCTGTCCGGAGGATGAAAGTGAAGGACATTTCGGAGTACATGATCAACGCTGCCAGGGAAAATCCACAATTAGCTCAGAAGATCCATGAGGTTTTACTAGAAAACGGTGTTGTGGCACCACCTGACTTGTTTTCAGAAGATTCAATGGAAGAGCCAAAGGACCTCATCGTGTATGACACAACCCTGTTTCAAAGCAAGGATGAAATGAAAAGGAGGATGAATGAGATTGGGTCAAGGGAATACGCAGATCGTGGTCATGGTCCAACACTACCTCATCCTCCGGGACATGAATTCCAAACAAAAGTTGTTCCTCACCGGGCACCTCTGGAGTCACTTAAGCCTGTTGAGGGTTTGGGCATTTATCATCCCCGTGATATCCAGGATATTGCAAGTCCCTTTGTTTCTCAGTATGAACCATCTGCACTTCCTCAGGAAGCTCCATCACCACTTACAAAGCAGTTGCCTGTTACTGCTGCGGCTGTTGCGACAGCTGCAGTGGTGGCATCCTCTATGGTTGTTGCTGCCGCTAAATCTAACAGCGATGTGAACTTTGACGTGCCTGTTGCTGCTGCAGCCACTGTCACTGCAGCCGCAGTTTTTGCCACAACTGCTGCTGTCAGCAAGCAATACGAACACTTGGAGCCTGGTAATCCACTGCTAAGTTCACCGATTTCTTCTCAAGGAAATGAATCAATTGATAAAGGCAGAGACGACTTTTGGAATAAACAGCACCTTGAAATTGATCATGACCAAGACAACACCCTGGATCAAGAAGTTCCTCAGGAAGCTGAAAGAATCTCAGACAAATCAAGCGGGACAGAGAGTGCAAGATCAGATATTGCTCTGGATCGAGAAGTTGCAGAGTTTGAAATCCAATGGGAAGAAATTGCTATTGGTGAACGGATTGGCCTTG GATCATTTGGAGAAGTTTATAGAGGAGACTGGCATGGAACG GAAGTTGCAGTCAAAAAGTTTTTGCAACAAGATATTTCAAGTGATGGTCTGGAAGAGTTTAGAACTGAG GTGCGAATAATGAAGAGGTTGCGCCATCCTAATGTTGTTCTCTTCATGGGTGCTATCACTCGCGTGCCTAATCTTTCCATTGTCACCGAATTTCTTCCAAG AGGCAGTTTGTTCCGGTTGATTCATAGACCCAACAACCAGTTGGATGAAAGGAAGCGTGTAAGAATGGCACTTGATGTG GCTCGTGGTATGAATTATCTGCATAACTGCACACCAGTTATAGTCCATCGAGATCTGAAATCCCCAAATCTACTGGTGGACAAGAACTGGGTTGTGAAG GTCTGCGATTTTGGTTTGTCAAGAATCAAGAAAAATACCTTCCTGTCATCAAGATCAACAGCTGGAACA GCGGAGTGGATGGCACCGGAAGTACTTCGTAATGAACCATCAAACGAAAA ATGTGATGTTTTTAGCTATGGAGTCATATTATGGGAACTATGTACACTATTACAGCCTTGGGAAGGAATGAATGCTATGCAAGTTGTCGGAGCAGTTGGGTTTCAGAATCGCCGCCTTGAAATTCCAGATAATGTTGATCCCACCATAGCAGAGATAATAATGAAGTGCTGGCAGAC GGACCCAAAGTTGCGGCCATCATTTGCAGAGATCATGGCCGCATTAAAACCATTGTTGAAGAACATGACCAGCAATCAAGCACCAAGACAGAGAGTACAACAAACAGATGAGTAA
- the LOC133921256 gene encoding auxin efflux carrier component 1a-like, whose translation MITGADFYHVMTAMVPLYVAMILAYGSVRWWRIFSPDQCSGINRFVALFAVPLLSFHFISTNNPYTMNLRFIAADTLQKLMMLAMLTAWSHLSRRGSLEWTITLFSLSTLPNTLVMGIPLLKGMYGEFSGSLMVQIVVLQCIIWYTLMLFMFEYRGARMLITEQFPDTAGAIASIVVDPDVVSLDGRRDAIETEAEVKEDGKIHVTVRRSNASRSDIYSRRSMGFSSTTPRPSNLTNAEIYSLQSSRNPTPRGSSFNHNDFYSMVGRSSNFGAADAFGVRTGATPRPSNYEDDASKPKYQLPMGNAAPGAGHYPAPNPAVATAPKGAKKAATNGQAKGEDLHMFVWSSSASPVSDVFGGGAPDYNDAAAAKSPGKMDGVKDDYVERDEFSFGNRGALDRDAEAGAEKAAATLGGDPGNVVAAPTAMPPTSVMTRLILIMVWRKLIRNPNTYSSLIGLIWSLVCFRWNFEMPAIVLKSISILSDAGLGMAMFSLGLFMALQPRIIACGNKVATFAMAVRFLTGPAVMAAASFAVGLRGTLLHVAIVQAALPQGIVPFVFAKEYNVHPDILSTAVIFGMLIALPITLVYYILLGL comes from the exons ATGATTACAGGGGCGGACTTCTACCACGTGATGACGGCCATGGTGCCGCTGTACGTGGCCATGATCCTCGCTTACGGGTCGGTGCGGTGGTGGCGCATCTTCTCGCCGGACCAGTGCTCGGGGATCAACCGCTTCGTGGCGCTCTTCGCCGTGCCGCTGCTGTCCTTCCACTTCATCTCCACCAACAACCCCTACACTATGAACCTGCGCTTCATCGCCGCCGACACGCTGCAGAAGCTCATGATGCTCGCCATGCTCACCGCATGGAGCCACCTCAGCCGCCGGGGAAGCCTCGAGTGGACCATCAcgctcttctccctctccacgCTGCCCAACACGCTCGTCATGGGGATCCCCCTGCTCAAGGGCATGTACGGCGAGTTCTCCGGCAGCCTCATGGTGCAGATTGTCGTGCTCCAGTGCATCATCTGGTACACGCTCATGCTCTTCATGTTCGAGTACCGCGGCGCGCGGATGCTCATCACCGAGCAGTTCCCGGACACCGCCGGGGCCATCGCCTCCATCGTCGTCGACCCGGACGTCGTCTCGCTCGACGGCCGGAGAGACGCCATCGAGACGGAGGCCGAGGTCAAGGAGGACGGCAAGATACACGTCACTGTGCGCCGCTCCAACGCCTCCCGCTCCGACATCTACTCGCGCCGCTCCATGGGCTTCTCCAGCACCACGCCGCGGCCTAGCAACCTCACCAACGCCGAGATCTACTCGCTGCAGTCGTCGCGGAACCCCACGCCGCGAGGCTCGAGCTTCAACCACAACGACTTCTACTCCATGGTTGGCCGCAGCTCCAACTTCGGCGCGGCCGACGCGTTCGGCGTCCGCACCGGCGCCACGCCGCGCCCGTCCAACTACGAGGACGACGCGTCCAAGCCCAAGTACCAGCTTCCCATGGGGAATGCGGCGCCCGGGGCGGGTCACTACCCCGCGCCAAACCCGGCCGTGGCCACGGCCCCCAAGGGCGCCAAGAAAGCGGCCACGAACGGGCAGGCGAAGGGCGAGGACCTCCACATGTTCGTCTGGAGCTCCAGCGCGTCGCCCGTGTCGGACGTCTTCGGTGGCGGCGCGCCGGACTACAACGATGCCGCGGCCGCCAAGTCCCCCGGGAAAA TGGATGGAGTCAAGGATGACTacgtggagcgagacgagttcAGCTTCGGGAACAGGGGCGCGTTGGACAGGGACGCTGAAGCAGGGGCCGAGAAGGCAGCAGCGACTTTGGGGGGCGACCCCGGCAACGTGGTAGCCGCGCCGACGGCGATGCCGCCGACGAGCGTGATGACCCGGCTCATCCTGATCATGGTGTGGCGCAAGCTCATCCGCAACCCAAACACTTACTCCAGCCTCATCGGCCTCATCTGGTCGCTCGTCTGCTTCAG GTGGAACTTCGAGATGCCGGCTATCGTCCTGAAATCCATCTCCATCCTGTCGGACGCTGGGCTCGGAATGGCTATGTTCAGTCTCG GGCTGTTCATGGCGCTGCAGCCGCGGATCATCGCGTGCGGGAACAAAGTGGCGACGTTCGCCATGGCCGTGCGCTTCCTGACCGGCCCGGCCGTGATGGCGGCCGCGTCCTTCGCCGTGGGCCTCCGCGGCACGCTCCTGCACGTCGCCATCGTCCAG GCAGCTCTGCCCCAGGGCATTGTCCCCTTCGTCTTCGCAAAGGAGTACAACGTGCACCCTGACATTCTCAGCACCGC AGTCATTTTTGGCATGCTCATCGCCCTGCCGATCACGCTCGTCTACTACATCCTGCTCGGGCTGTGA